From the genome of Elusimicrobiota bacterium, one region includes:
- the galT gene encoding galactose-1-phosphate uridylyltransferase, which yields MPQLRQNIATREWVIIATERAKRPEDFAQTDKEKTKQELPEYSSQCPFCPGNEKNSPTEKFSIHNDKGWKVRVIPNKFPALVSEGKKEFKNEGIIRHMDGFGIHEVIIETPLHNTTIALMENAQVENIIKTYRNRYMSAVNDERIKLVTIFKNHGPSAGASQEHSHSQLIASPVVPAHIRSRIEDAMRYYDDNMECVFCKMIKGEIKSGERIAAQTENFVAFIPYAAFSPFHLWLLPKKHNPCFQHISDDEVEEFSSILKEIFAKIYHGLNNPDYNYVIRSLPGKARHNDFFHWYLSIVPRVTKTAGFEIGSGMYINVALPEQSAKFLREYKL from the coding sequence ATGCCTCAGTTACGACAGAATATTGCGACCAGGGAATGGGTAATAATAGCAACTGAAAGAGCAAAACGGCCCGAAGATTTTGCACAAACCGACAAAGAAAAAACCAAACAAGAATTACCGGAGTATTCCTCTCAATGCCCCTTCTGTCCAGGAAATGAAAAAAATTCTCCCACTGAAAAATTTTCCATACACAATGACAAGGGCTGGAAAGTAAGGGTTATACCCAATAAATTTCCGGCGCTTGTATCCGAAGGCAAAAAGGAATTTAAAAACGAAGGTATTATACGCCATATGGACGGCTTTGGCATACATGAAGTAATCATTGAAACTCCCCTGCATAACACAACCATAGCCCTTATGGAAAACGCCCAGGTAGAGAATATTATAAAAACTTACCGGAACAGGTACATGTCTGCAGTAAATGATGAACGTATAAAACTTGTAACTATTTTTAAAAATCACGGCCCTTCAGCCGGCGCTTCCCAGGAACATTCTCATTCACAATTGATAGCTTCACCTGTTGTTCCTGCGCATATACGCAGCAGAATTGAAGATGCCATGCGTTATTATGATGACAATATGGAGTGCGTTTTCTGTAAGATGATAAAGGGCGAAATAAAATCAGGGGAAAGAATAGCCGCTCAGACAGAGAATTTTGTTGCATTTATACCCTACGCGGCTTTTTCACCTTTTCACTTATGGCTGCTCCCCAAAAAGCATAATCCCTGTTTCCAGCACATTTCTGACGATGAGGTTGAAGAATTTTCTTCGATATTAAAAGAAATCTTTGCAAAGATATATCACGGGCTGAATAATCCCGATTACAATTATGTCATAAGGTCATTGCCGGGTAAAGCCAGGCATAATGATTTTTTTCACTGGTATTTAAGTATTGTGCCCAGAGTTACTAAAACGGCGGGTTTTGAAATAGGTTCGGGGATGTATATAAACGTGGCGCTCCCAGAGCAAAGCGCAAAATTCTTAAGAGAATACAAATTATAA
- a CDS encoding MGMT family protein has protein sequence MNKLKSYPEFYQKVWLACLKIPKGQTRAYKWIAETIGKPKAYRAVGTALSNTGIHIHIRFLPTKVLDELTLNTLNGRIKICQI, from the coding sequence ATGAATAAACTGAAAAGTTACCCCGAATTCTATCAGAAAGTATGGCTTGCCTGCCTCAAAATACCTAAAGGTCAGACAAGGGCCTATAAGTGGATCGCTGAAACGATTGGAAAACCTAAAGCGTACCGGGCTGTGGGCACCGCCCTTTCAAACACAGGTATACACATTCACATAAGGTTTTTGCCGACAAAGGTTTTGGACGAGTTGACTTTAAATACGTTAAATGGTAGAATAAAAATCTGCCAAATATGA
- a CDS encoding lytic transglycosylase domain-containing protein has translation MKNCLCLVILLNMAVCADSKPKIEFEYDDIIIFHAAQNYVDPFLVKAVIKVESGFNYKCISCKGAKGLMQLMPGVGQMQGVRNIFDPYENIGAGTRHLAILLDLYNENLDKAIAAYNAGIGAVARYKGIPPYPETRDFVAKVKKYYKKYRSTHYIRRRNIQSFKDSTGYMYFFNE, from the coding sequence ATGAAAAATTGTCTTTGCCTGGTAATACTATTGAACATGGCTGTTTGCGCGGATTCAAAACCAAAAATTGAATTTGAATATGATGATATAATTATTTTTCATGCCGCGCAAAATTATGTCGACCCTTTCCTGGTAAAAGCCGTGATTAAAGTTGAGTCAGGATTCAATTATAAATGTATTTCCTGCAAAGGCGCCAAAGGATTGATGCAATTAATGCCCGGGGTAGGACAAATGCAGGGGGTTAGAAATATTTTTGACCCTTATGAAAACATAGGAGCAGGGACCAGGCATTTGGCTATACTGCTCGACCTTTATAACGAAAATCTGGATAAGGCTATTGCCGCATACAATGCGGGAATAGGGGCAGTCGCCAGGTACAAGGGCATACCGCCATATCCTGAAACAAGAGATTTTGTAGCAAAAGTAAAAAAATACTATAAAAAGTACAGGAGCACTCACTATATAAGGAGAAGAAACATCCAATCCTTCAAGGATTCCACGGGCTATATGTATTTCTTTAATGAATAA
- a CDS encoding excinuclease ABC subunit UvrC, which translates to MNKYTASMPHAPGVYLMRDYSGKILYVGKAIDLFKRVSSYFNRTNSEPKTAALIANVRVIDYIIADSEKSALILENKLIKKLRPKYNVIWRDDKSYPMICITAQEDFPRLCVARQHQKKDKSAKYFGPFDSAGDIRDLTRYLRGSFNIRPCNYEISENRGLHGCLYFQLGQCPAPCLGKISREDYLKNVQNAQLFLEGRYSRLLSNLKKAMSLSSEKLDYEKSAKYRNNIQSIESMFDKIRFREIKEGDVESNISKSRGLSRLKECLELKKVPVNIEAIDISNIQGKEAVGSLVRFTRGLPDKKNYRKFKIKTVQGVDDYSMMREVVERRYSRLMRNRQMMPDLVLIDGGKGHLDTAKQVFDKLGINNLSLISLAKENEEIHIPGKDKPLILDKDNPALHILQHIRDEAHRFAITYHRKRRAMRLGAVKSVK; encoded by the coding sequence ATGAATAAATATACCGCTTCAATGCCCCATGCCCCGGGAGTATACCTGATGCGCGACTATTCAGGAAAAATACTCTACGTGGGCAAAGCCATAGACCTCTTTAAAAGGGTTTCAAGCTATTTCAACCGAACCAACTCCGAACCAAAGACCGCTGCGCTTATAGCCAACGTAAGAGTTATTGATTATATCATTGCCGATTCCGAAAAATCCGCCCTTATACTTGAAAATAAACTGATAAAAAAGCTTAGGCCAAAATACAATGTTATCTGGCGGGATGATAAATCCTACCCTATGATATGCATAACAGCCCAGGAGGATTTTCCGAGGTTATGTGTTGCCAGGCAGCACCAGAAAAAGGATAAATCAGCAAAATACTTCGGTCCTTTTGACAGTGCCGGCGATATAAGGGATTTGACCAGATATTTGCGGGGTTCTTTCAATATCAGGCCCTGTAACTATGAGATTTCCGAAAATCGCGGGCTCCACGGCTGCCTGTATTTTCAATTAGGCCAGTGTCCCGCGCCATGCCTTGGGAAAATATCCAGGGAAGATTATTTAAAAAATGTACAAAATGCGCAATTATTTCTTGAAGGAAGATACTCCCGGTTATTGTCGAACTTAAAAAAAGCTATGTCCTTGTCGAGCGAAAAACTTGATTACGAAAAATCCGCCAAGTACAGGAATAATATTCAAAGCATTGAAAGCATGTTTGATAAAATCAGATTTCGTGAAATAAAAGAAGGCGACGTTGAATCAAATATAAGCAAATCCCGGGGTTTAAGCCGACTTAAAGAATGCCTGGAGCTAAAAAAAGTGCCCGTAAATATTGAGGCAATAGACATTTCAAACATACAGGGGAAAGAAGCTGTAGGGTCGCTGGTCCGCTTCACCCGGGGGCTTCCGGACAAGAAAAATTACAGAAAATTCAAAATAAAAACAGTCCAGGGCGTTGACGATTATTCAATGATGAGGGAAGTTGTTGAAAGAAGGTATTCCCGGCTGATGAGGAACCGGCAAATGATGCCTGATTTGGTATTAATTGACGGGGGGAAGGGCCATTTGGATACGGCTAAACAGGTGTTCGACAAGCTTGGGATAAATAACCTGTCGTTAATATCGCTTGCCAAGGAAAATGAAGAAATACATATTCCCGGAAAAGACAAACCTTTAATATTGGATAAGGATAACCCTGCCTTGCATATTTTACAGCACATCAGGGATGAAGCCCACAGGTTTGCCATAACTTATCACAGGAAACGCAGAGCCATGCGGCTGGGCGCGGTAAAGAGCGTAAAATGA
- the murJ gene encoding murein biosynthesis integral membrane protein MurJ — translation MDQKKITKYAGTVSAATAISRILGYARDMMVAQIFGAGMFADAFYAAYRIPNLFRRLLGEGSVSTAFVPVFSSYLETKTKEETQNLLNNVFTVLLIILAVITVLGIIFSRQLTTLIAFGFIATPEKMDIAVTLTQLMFPFLFFACLAALMLGVLNSLKKFFLPAVAPASLSIAELVYAALIFYVLTLSESQQIKGLAISVVVGGFAQYFVQQLDVFRNGFHIKFKLNLKHPGLRQIMFLIIPTIVSFSADQINTFVDTICASFLKEGSITALYYSNRLMQLPLALFGIAMTTVSLPIMSQSYAKNDMQQMKQTLNFSLCLLLFTLLPATIGFIVLGLPIIRLLFEHGKFTLEASKITYSALAYFSLGLIGYSFTKILASSFYAMKETKFPVRTALASMVVNVILNILLMGPMGVGGLALATAAASYVNSFLLLHYLRKRIGLIGGKEIMKSFLKIAIASLLMGLTVYLFSTFQYPNPHLLLNVFISILAGLIVYALAAKLLDIKERKPVFSLLRINTIFGDE, via the coding sequence ATGGACCAGAAAAAAATCACAAAATATGCAGGCACTGTATCAGCAGCAACAGCGATCTCACGCATATTGGGTTATGCCCGCGATATGATGGTTGCCCAGATTTTTGGTGCAGGCATGTTCGCCGATGCTTTTTACGCCGCCTACCGCATTCCCAATCTCTTCAGAAGGCTTTTGGGGGAAGGTTCTGTTTCGACAGCATTTGTGCCTGTTTTCAGCAGTTACCTTGAAACAAAAACAAAGGAAGAAACCCAGAACCTGCTTAACAATGTTTTCACTGTCCTTCTTATAATACTTGCTGTCATAACAGTACTGGGAATCATTTTTTCCCGCCAGTTGACAACTCTGATAGCTTTCGGGTTTATTGCCACGCCGGAAAAGATGGATATCGCAGTAACCCTTACTCAATTGATGTTTCCTTTTCTCTTTTTTGCCTGTCTTGCTGCCCTTATGCTTGGGGTGTTAAACTCATTAAAAAAATTCTTTTTGCCGGCGGTGGCGCCGGCATCGTTGAGCATCGCTGAATTGGTTTATGCCGCGCTCATATTTTACGTGCTGACTCTCAGCGAAAGCCAGCAAATCAAGGGCCTTGCCATAAGCGTTGTTGTAGGGGGTTTTGCCCAGTATTTTGTCCAACAGCTGGATGTTTTCAGAAACGGATTCCATATTAAATTCAAGTTAAATCTCAAACACCCCGGTTTAAGGCAAATAATGTTCCTGATTATTCCTACAATAGTAAGTTTTTCGGCCGACCAGATAAATACTTTTGTTGACACTATTTGCGCCTCATTTTTAAAAGAAGGCTCCATAACGGCGCTATATTATTCAAACAGGCTTATGCAGCTGCCTTTAGCGCTTTTTGGTATAGCTATGACTACAGTCAGCCTGCCTATAATGTCCCAAAGTTATGCAAAAAATGACATGCAGCAAATGAAACAAACCCTAAATTTTTCATTATGCCTTTTACTATTCACCCTATTACCAGCAACAATAGGTTTTATAGTGCTTGGTTTGCCTATAATCAGATTATTGTTTGAGCACGGGAAATTTACTCTTGAAGCCAGTAAGATAACCTATTCGGCACTCGCTTATTTCTCTCTGGGGTTAATCGGATATTCATTTACAAAAATTCTTGCAAGTTCCTTTTACGCCATGAAGGAAACAAAATTTCCTGTACGCACGGCTTTGGCAAGCATGGTTGTAAATGTTATTCTGAACATTTTGCTCATGGGCCCCATGGGTGTAGGCGGTCTCGCACTGGCAACTGCGGCAGCTTCCTATGTAAATTCTTTTCTATTGCTTCATTATTTAAGAAAAAGGATAGGGTTGATCGGCGGGAAAGAAATTATGAAAAGTTTCCTAAAAATAGCAATTGCCAGCCTTTTGATGGGGCTGACGGTATATCTTTTCTCCACCTTCCAGTACCCAAACCCGCATTTGTTATTAAACGTATTTATATCGATTCTTGCCGGTTTGATTGTTTACGCTTTAGCGGCAAAACTCCTGGATATTAAAGAAAGAAAACCTGTATTTTCACTATTGAGGATAAACACAATATTTGGTGATGAATAA
- the rpsT gene encoding 30S ribosomal protein S20 encodes MAKLKTGRHTSSIKELRKSKKRQKFNKDIKEGIKLVIKQIKKAIANKSTDEAKKLLSEAVSKLDKAAKHNIFHPNATNRKKSQIMRLVNSSK; translated from the coding sequence ATGGCAAAGCTAAAAACAGGCAGGCACACTTCAAGCATAAAAGAACTAAGAAAATCAAAAAAACGTCAGAAATTCAATAAAGACATAAAAGAAGGAATTAAACTGGTCATAAAACAAATCAAAAAAGCTATTGCTAATAAAAGCACAGATGAGGCAAAAAAACTTCTTAGTGAAGCAGTAAGCAAATTAGATAAAGCGGCAAAACACAACATATTCCATCCAAACGCAACAAACCGTAAAAAGTCGCAGATTATGAGACTTGTAAACTCTTCAAAATAA
- the holA gene encoding DNA polymerase III subunit delta, with protein sequence MPFKKFFELSGRINKTNISPVYYLWGEEHLLQETFLKQLEETLSSANCEKSIFYGSSLNVDDLVSSIASLSLFATQRLIVIKEAHKIKGNNEKIIAGIIGQGNLASNIVFVNILKLKKDQLSRNEIIKAAAEQGDVVEFRQLYPEECIKFAIAELKKSNKSISGQDAEYLYQTAGDNLFDLKNEIDKLVLFAGSKDTITGDDIFKCSGFIKQENIYEITDAILENNKTKALKLIDNLLDSGTETFHLFNLFFWTYRRIIMAKALQKTNTPTEMILRKVKLWDRNFPSKIKKFSHSEILKKLECLYNAELSIKSGKIENADFRVVAAELF encoded by the coding sequence ATGCCATTCAAAAAATTCTTTGAGCTCTCCGGCCGGATAAACAAAACCAATATTTCCCCCGTTTATTATCTATGGGGGGAAGAGCACCTATTACAGGAAACGTTTTTAAAGCAGCTCGAAGAAACTTTGTCCTCAGCAAATTGTGAAAAAAGCATTTTTTACGGTTCCAGCCTCAATGTCGACGACCTGGTTAGTTCAATAGCTTCTCTTTCGTTATTTGCAACCCAAAGATTGATCGTTATCAAAGAAGCTCATAAAATAAAGGGGAATAACGAGAAAATAATTGCAGGAATAATCGGGCAGGGTAACCTTGCATCAAATATTGTTTTCGTAAATATTCTAAAACTTAAGAAAGACCAGTTAAGCAGGAATGAAATTATAAAAGCGGCGGCAGAACAAGGGGATGTGGTTGAGTTCAGGCAGCTTTACCCTGAAGAATGCATTAAATTTGCCATAGCCGAACTAAAAAAAAGCAATAAATCCATATCAGGGCAGGACGCAGAATATCTTTACCAGACGGCCGGTGACAATCTTTTTGACCTGAAAAATGAAATTGACAAATTGGTTTTATTTGCCGGCTCGAAGGATACAATAACCGGCGACGATATTTTCAAATGTAGCGGGTTTATAAAACAAGAAAATATTTATGAAATAACGGATGCTATTTTGGAAAACAATAAAACGAAAGCGCTCAAGCTGATAGACAATCTTTTGGATTCGGGAACGGAAACTTTCCATCTTTTCAATCTTTTTTTCTGGACCTACCGCAGGATTATTATGGCGAAAGCCCTGCAAAAAACCAATACACCTACTGAGATGATACTACGAAAAGTAAAACTTTGGGACAGGAATTTCCCCAGCAAGATAAAAAAATTCAGCCATTCAGAGATTCTTAAAAAATTAGAATGCCTCTATAACGCTGAATTATCAATTAAATCAGGGAAGATAGAAAACGCTGATTTCAGGGTAGTAGCCGCGGAATTATTTTGA